From one Gemella morbillorum genomic stretch:
- a CDS encoding bifunctional 5,10-methylenetetrahydrofolate dehydrogenase/5,10-methenyltetrahydrofolate cyclohydrolase: MTKIISGTDLAKKLRAEIKEEATILQQKGIIPTLAVVLVGDNKASKSYVNSKHKACLENNINSVKIELDENISTASLLNEIEKLNNDDNVHGILVQLPLPKHIDAEQILNAVSPQKDVDGFHPINVGKLVIGEAKLIPCTPLGILEMIKSTGDEIDGKLALVIGRSNIVGKPISTLLLQNNATVITAHSKTKNLDSLLEQADIIVSCVGSAHFLTGEEKVKETVTIIDVGNNYKDGKLVGDVNLENFMGKVKYISPVPGGVGPLTITMLMRNTLVATYDLIK, translated from the coding sequence ATGACAAAAATTATAAGCGGTACTGATCTTGCTAAAAAATTACGCGCTGAGATAAAAGAAGAAGCAACAATTCTTCAACAAAAAGGTATAATTCCAACGTTAGCGGTAGTTTTAGTAGGAGATAATAAGGCTTCTAAAAGTTATGTTAATTCAAAGCATAAAGCATGTTTAGAAAATAACATTAATTCTGTTAAAATAGAATTAGATGAAAATATTTCTACTGCTAGCCTTTTAAATGAAATTGAGAAATTAAATAATGATGATAATGTACATGGTATTTTAGTTCAATTACCATTACCTAAACATATCGATGCAGAACAAATTTTAAATGCGGTAAGCCCGCAAAAAGATGTTGATGGTTTTCATCCTATTAATGTAGGAAAGTTAGTTATTGGAGAAGCAAAACTAATTCCATGTACACCTCTTGGTATTTTAGAAATGATAAAATCTACTGGTGATGAAATTGATGGAAAGTTAGCATTAGTAATAGGAAGAAGTAATATTGTAGGAAAACCTATATCTACATTATTGCTTCAAAATAATGCAACTGTGATAACAGCACACTCAAAAACTAAAAATCTTGATAGTTTATTAGAACAAGCTGATATTATTGTTAGTTGTGTGGGTTCTGCACACTTTTTAACTGGAGAAGAAAAAGTAAAAGAAACAGTTACTATTATTGATGTAGGTAATAACTACAAAGATGGCAAGTTAGTTGGAGATGTAAATCTTGAAAACTTTATGGGGAAAGTTAAGTACATATCTCCAGTGCCTGGTGGGGTTGGGCCATTAACAATTACTATGTTAATGAGAAACACCTTGGTAGCAACATATGATTTAATAAAATAA
- the plsY gene encoding glycerol-3-phosphate 1-O-acyltransferase PlsY — MITQVLLFCAIAYLIGAIPFALIIGKLFYNTDIRTMGSGNLGTTNTFRCLGKKAGVMVFILDISKGIFATFLPTLSLGKVEFLSIFGAFAMIGHVYPIFANFKGGKAVATGSGVFIFLYPALSALLLVIFFSTLFITGYVSLGSILICLTSIVYLAIFETGVDKWVMIVMCIFVIYMHKKNIQRLLNGTENQSKAKLRLGRKK; from the coding sequence ATGATTACACAAGTTTTATTGTTTTGTGCTATTGCATATTTAATAGGTGCTATCCCATTTGCTTTAATTATTGGGAAACTATTTTATAATACAGATATTCGTACTATGGGGAGCGGAAATTTAGGAACAACAAATACATTTAGATGTCTTGGAAAAAAAGCAGGAGTCATGGTGTTTATTTTAGATATATCTAAAGGAATTTTTGCAACGTTTTTACCTACGTTAAGTCTAGGAAAAGTAGAATTTCTCTCTATTTTTGGAGCATTTGCAATGATAGGACATGTTTATCCTATCTTTGCAAACTTTAAAGGAGGAAAAGCAGTTGCAACTGGCTCAGGAGTATTTATTTTTCTTTATCCAGCTTTGAGCGCACTTTTACTTGTAATATTTTTCTCAACACTATTTATCACTGGATATGTTTCTTTAGGGAGTATTTTAATCTGTTTAACTTCTATAGTTTACTTAGCTATTTTTGAAACAGGTGTTGATAAGTGGGTTATGATTGTAATGTGTATTTTTGTTATATATATGCATAAGAAAAATATTCAAAGATTATTGAATGGTACGGAAAATCAATCTAAAGCAAAATTGAGATTAGGAAGGAAAAAATAA